The following proteins come from a genomic window of Nocardiopsis sp. YSL2:
- a CDS encoding TrkH family potassium uptake protein: protein MSGWAKPPQLTAGAFATVILLGTVLLSLPAATETGEGAGVVTALFTATSAVCVTGLIVVDTPEYWSAFGEAVILALIQIGGLGIMVLATVLTMVVGRRLGLRMAVRTSSEAKSLTLGDVRQLVKGIVTVTLVAEAVLAVVLALRWWLHYGDPLGHAAYFGLFHAVSAFNNAGFALYSDSLEGFVTDLWISVPVAVAVIAGGLGFPVWLELWRFSRRRRERYHWSLHAKITLVTTAVLLVVAFTAFLVLEWRNPATMGGLDLRGKILAAFFQAVMPRTAGFNSLPFGEMNTQTLLVTDILMFVGGGSAGTAGGIKVTTFALLAFVILANVRGEQTVHVSDRRLSDGVVSQATTVVLLAIGLVMTATVALMTITPFSLDEILFETTSAFGTVGLSTGITGDLPVAGECIIIFLMFVGRIGPITLASALALRRRPRRYELPEERPIVG, encoded by the coding sequence CTGTCCGGCTGGGCCAAGCCGCCCCAGCTCACGGCCGGGGCGTTCGCGACGGTGATCCTGCTCGGCACGGTCCTGCTGTCGCTGCCCGCCGCGACCGAGACGGGGGAGGGGGCCGGCGTCGTCACGGCGCTGTTCACGGCGACCTCGGCGGTGTGCGTGACCGGGCTGATCGTCGTGGACACCCCGGAGTACTGGTCGGCCTTCGGCGAGGCCGTCATCCTCGCCCTGATCCAGATCGGCGGTCTGGGCATCATGGTCCTGGCCACCGTGCTGACCATGGTCGTGGGCCGGCGGCTGGGCCTGCGGATGGCCGTGCGCACCAGCTCCGAGGCCAAGAGCCTGACCCTGGGCGACGTCCGCCAACTGGTCAAGGGAATCGTCACCGTCACACTCGTCGCCGAGGCGGTGCTCGCGGTCGTCCTCGCCCTGCGCTGGTGGCTGCACTACGGCGACCCGCTCGGGCACGCCGCCTACTTCGGGCTCTTCCACGCGGTGTCGGCGTTCAACAACGCCGGCTTCGCGCTGTACTCCGACAGCCTGGAGGGGTTCGTCACCGACCTGTGGATCTCCGTGCCGGTGGCCGTCGCGGTGATCGCGGGCGGGCTCGGGTTCCCGGTGTGGCTGGAGCTGTGGCGCTTCAGCCGCCGCCGGAGGGAGCGGTACCACTGGTCGCTGCACGCCAAGATCACCCTCGTGACCACGGCCGTGCTGCTGGTCGTCGCCTTCACGGCCTTCCTCGTGCTGGAGTGGCGCAACCCGGCGACGATGGGCGGCCTGGACCTGCGCGGCAAGATCCTCGCGGCGTTCTTCCAGGCCGTGATGCCCAGGACGGCCGGGTTCAACAGCCTGCCCTTCGGTGAGATGAACACCCAGACGCTCCTCGTGACGGACATCCTGATGTTCGTCGGCGGCGGCAGCGCCGGGACCGCCGGCGGCATCAAGGTCACGACGTTCGCCCTGCTGGCCTTCGTCATCCTCGCCAACGTGCGCGGCGAGCAGACCGTCCACGTGTCGGACCGGCGCCTGAGCGACGGAGTGGTCTCCCAGGCGACCACGGTCGTCCTGCTGGCCATCGGGCTGGTGATGACGGCGACCGTGGCTCTGATGACCATCACCCCGTTCTCGCTGGACGAGATCCTGTTCGAGACCACGTCGGCGTTCGGCACGGTCGGGCTGTCCACGGGCATCACCGGGGACCTGCCCGTCGCGGGGGAGTGCATCATCATCTTCCTGATGTTCGTCGGCCGTATCGGGCCCATCACCCTGGCCTCGGCCCTGGCCCTGCGCCGCCGTCCGCGCCGCTACGAACTCCCGGAGGAACGCCCGATCGTCGGCTAG